In Thermosphaera sp., a genomic segment contains:
- a CDS encoding tRNA uridine(34) 5-carboxymethylaminomethyl modification radical SAM/GNAT enzyme Elp3, with protein MVDNPLLTVRKPSRMLSGITVVAVMTHPLPCPGGCYYCPGGIGYNAPKSYFGNEPAVRRARRNRFHPFYQVFERLKQYEAMGHKPSKIEVIIMGGTFLSLPESYKRWFVTSIYEAFNRYPVKTPPWKINLEEAMLRNETSPHRVVGLTIETRPDYGREKHADEMLSYGATKVELGVQSIYDDVLDKVNRGHNVRESVEATRILKDSGFKVCYHVMLGLPGSNFDRDIEMFKTLFEDPDLRPDMLKIYPTEVIEGTVLHEWWSKGLYKPYNDDEVVELVSEAYKYIPEYVRVMRIRRDIPANEVVDGTRKANLRELVEKRALEKNIKINEIRFREVGLQSYKFGRLPDPSRTVIKRLTYEASGGIEEYLSVEDLETNILIGFLRMRVPSERAHRWEVDSNTLIIRELHVYGPETPVGDKGAWWQHMGWGRKLLSYAEEIAVREYGAKKVLIISGVGAREYYRRMGYFRPPESPYMWKYLG; from the coding sequence ATGGTTGATAATCCATTGTTGACCGTGAGAAAGCCATCAAGAATGCTTAGCGGTATCACCGTGGTTGCAGTAATGACTCATCCTTTACCGTGCCCTGGCGGATGCTACTACTGCCCCGGTGGAATAGGGTACAATGCACCTAAGAGCTACTTCGGCAACGAGCCCGCTGTCAGAAGGGCCCGTAGAAACAGGTTTCACCCGTTTTACCAGGTGTTTGAAAGGCTTAAACAGTATGAGGCTATGGGTCATAAACCCAGCAAGATAGAGGTCATAATAATGGGTGGAACTTTTCTCTCGCTTCCAGAATCATACAAGAGATGGTTTGTAACGAGCATCTATGAAGCCTTTAATAGGTATCCGGTTAAAACGCCTCCTTGGAAGATAAACTTAGAGGAAGCCATGCTGAGAAATGAAACATCGCCCCACAGGGTCGTGGGGTTAACCATAGAGACCAGGCCGGACTACGGTAGAGAGAAGCATGCCGATGAGATGCTATCGTATGGTGCCACCAAGGTCGAGCTGGGCGTGCAGAGCATCTATGACGACGTTTTAGATAAGGTGAATAGAGGACACAATGTGAGGGAATCCGTGGAGGCGACGAGGATTCTTAAGGATTCAGGATTTAAGGTATGTTATCACGTAATGCTGGGCTTACCGGGCAGTAATTTTGATAGAGACATTGAAATGTTCAAGACCTTGTTCGAAGACCCTGATTTAAGACCCGACATGCTCAAAATATATCCGACTGAAGTGATCGAAGGAACCGTACTCCACGAGTGGTGGAGCAAAGGGCTTTACAAACCATATAATGATGATGAAGTAGTCGAACTCGTTAGCGAGGCGTACAAGTATATTCCTGAATATGTGAGAGTAATGAGAATTAGGAGGGATATACCCGCCAATGAAGTGGTGGATGGAACGAGGAAGGCCAATTTGAGAGAATTGGTGGAGAAGAGAGCTTTGGAGAAAAATATTAAGATCAACGAGATAAGGTTTCGCGAGGTCGGCCTTCAATCGTATAAATTCGGAAGGCTACCGGACCCCTCGAGAACCGTAATTAAAAGGCTTACTTACGAAGCTTCGGGAGGGATCGAGGAATACTTGAGCGTTGAAGATTTAGAGACAAATATTCTCATAGGGTTCCTAAGGATGAGAGTGCCTAGTGAGAGGGCTCACAGATGGGAGGTAGATTCTAATACTTTAATAATCAGGGAGCTTCACGTGTATGGGCCGGAAACGCCGGTGGGCGATAAGGGTGCATGGTGGCAGCACATGGGCTGGGGAAGGAAGTTGCTCTCGTATGCTGAAGAGATAGCCGTGAGAGAGTATGGTGCTAAGAAAGTGCTGATAATTAGTGGTGTTGGGGCTCGGGAATACTATAGAAGAATGGGGTATTTTAGACCTCCAGAGAGCCCTTACATGTGGAAGTATCTTGGGTGA